CTATATAGGATGGAATGTAATGTTGTGCTTAAGTGCCTGAGAACTAAAATATAGAAACACGAAGACAGAGACTACATAGAAAATCAGGCACATTTTGTTCCTAGATAGAAactttttttctgtttctgtaTCTATCTCTTTCAAATAGGTTTGTACTCTATATTtttgtcttggtgcagttaccaaATAGGGCCTACTTGTTATCCTTTAATGATAAAAGTTATTATCTAATGATTATAGGTTAGGTACTAATGATATAAATCTTTGCAGGGTGCTATAACAAAGAGAATGACTGCAATTGAAGAAATGGCCGGAATGGATGTCCTATGCAATGATAAAACAGGCACATTAACTCTCAACAAGCTTACAGTGGACAAGAATCTAATTGAGGTTTGATAACTCATTTGTCCTAACATTTTGAAACATAGTTAAATGTAAAGAAGATAATTTCTTAAAGAAAGAAGATAATGGAAAGACAAAGAGTAACTCCATTGTCTATACAGCCATTCATGTGTTTTCAAATACTAACctgtttcttctttttccaaCAATGATTAATATCTGGCAAGTCTTTGCTGATGGAGTTAATCAGGACATGGTTGTACTTATGGCTGCAAGGGCATCAAGGCTAGAGAACCAAGATGCAATTGATTGTGCAATTGTATCTATGTTAGCAGACCCAAAGGAAGTACTATTTCAACTACCAACCTGGTTATTCCTTTGGATCATCTTCGAatcatttgaaaaattaaagaataaaacCGATGCCTTACTGACTACTAGTGGGAGATTTTACCTCCAGAAATTTGTCTCAGGAATTAATTATTTGTAACCAAGAAGGGAAATGGATCACATCTCATACTCTTGAAAAAAAATACCCTTACAGGTGATCAGCTTGCAATTACTAAGGAAACAGGAAGGCGTCTTGGAATGGGCTCTAACATGTATCCTTCTTCATCGCTGCTAGGAGAAAGCAAAGATAATTTTGCTTCTGTTCCCGTCGATGATCTTATAGAAAATGCAGATGGTTTTGCTGGTGTCTTTCCTGGTAAGTATAATAGCAATCACAGAAAAGCTCTAATCCAAATTCTTGTCTATTTTCTGATTATATATGTTCCCTCAGAGCACAAATATGAGATTGTGAAGAGGTTACAAGCTAGAAAGCACATTTGTGGGATGATTAGTGATGGAGTGAATGATGCACCAGCTTTGAAGATAGCAGACATAGGTATCGCTGTAGCAGATGCAACAGATGCTGCAAGAAGTGCCTCTAATACAGTTCTAACAGAACCTGGGTTGAGTGTGATCATAAGTGCTGTTTTAACTAGCCGTGCAATTTTCCAAAGAATGAAAAACTACACAGTAATCCCCCAACtacgaaaatattaagaaaataTTGCAATAGTCCTTGttgtaacaaaaaattcaaagccttattttatttttcttttgcagaTATATGATGTATCTATCACCATCCGTATTGTGGTAAGTTATAAGTGCATATATGATATATGGAGAATTTAGCAGTGATCAAGCCATCATTTTCTTTCCTTCTCATTTTCAGTTTATTTTGGGTTGCAGGTTGGCTTTATGTTACTCACATGCATTTGGGAATTTAACTTTCCTCCCTTTATGGTTCTTGTCATAGCCATTCTCAACGATGGTATTACTATCTGCTCTCAAATACCATATTTAAAATGCATTATTTGGAGGTATTCTCTATAGTTATAGTAACATTAGCTATAATTATGTATGATCTAGAGGAAAGAAGTTTAAGAGGGCTAGAGGAAGGACGAACAGCGAAGGACATAGGATTTAAGTTgtattgtttttgtatttttcttcagTTTTTAGTCTTGGAATttgaactcgagatttattttgtatttgagtatgttttttaatgtataaaataattataacaaaaattatatatgtctataattattatttgatttgtcttgtaatataagtttggtaataaaaaagaaatgaaaaatttatattttgtattgatgaaggtaaaaataaaaaaaaggattttgttttttaaattttacaaggctattgccacgcttttaaagcgtggccgtatctctagCTATGACCACGCTTTTCTAAAGTGTGGCCATATCTtgctatcgccacgcttcaaaagcgtggctataTCTCTCTCTATCACCACGCTTTGAAAGTGTGGCCATATCtctctctatcgccacgcttcaaaagcgtggctatatctcccatatggccacgcttttaaagcgtggccatatctcccacATACGGCCACGTTTTTACAAGTGGCAGTTtgtaaaaaagcgtggcaaaaaaaagtgtGGTAATAGGCTGAAAAAggcgtggcggtagctcaaaaagcgtggcgaaaagctatcgccacgctttttcagCTTTtcaccacgctttaaaagcgtggcaatagacgtGTTTTCTTGTAGTTCACTTTTGCATTTCCTTTGGTGATGATTCTTTTAAGAGGCTGAGTGTCTTTTCTGCATAATTATCAGAAGTTGCTTATTTTTCCAAGCACTTAGGCAAATAGTTGGCATGCATGAACTATTGTAGtttcttgaacttactttggtagggaacaccaaacttagtccttTGCTACTGTCTATGCTGCATCAGTTACATGAAACCTTGTGCTTTTGTTGAAAGCAATACAGTTAAAAACTAGAAAATAGACAGTGGTTTAGTGGTTttcctgattgcttggagctagtaaccatTTATTCACACCCTGGTTCGAGTTATCCGATCTGGGATGATCAGCAataaagtgaccgacctcttcaggtcaagctatccgacctcttctctaaataagtcggtcaaatcgacagaaaagcccagtaaagggcccaaataaaggaacacgacccagatccaaaggcagcccaagcctatagagataagggcggttcccttgaagataagttgacctcaactcaaagataaagataagataagacaactaacttatcttatctagaaaggtcactctacaaccattataaatacactggagcacccaggtataactcatactctgattctactaaaaacctgcttaatacccgtgctaacttaagcattggagtctcttgcaggcaccccccaccctccggtgaccaaggatcagaagtgcagccagtccaacaagtcggacacaacagctccggccgccaccagccagccggacacgtcatctccgaccagtacagaagatctcatccgagatcgacctacagtttcaggtaaccctcggaacattggcgccgttgccagggaacctggaagtcatcccatccccatggcggatgaccatgacaacgaccacgattcagatctagaggacagaacgccgcacaaaaacacggacgctacaccaaaagatactccagaatctaacggagacaaaaactcatcgaatccaggagtaatagaagcacttcaaaattgtttaaagcaacttgaaaaagaaagccagcatcaaagagaagttggcaaggatctacaaagacaGGTAAGGCAACGTCGAGAgttagaagataaaatcctacaactcgaagccaatctcaaagcaaaggctatccggaccacccctgaggacaattcacacaaagatcaagatccattcactagggacatcatgaaaactaaaattcctaaggacttcaaacttctggatatgactctgtatgatggcactacagatcccaaccatcacctcagtaacttcagaagcagaatgtacctcaccgatgcctcggacgctgttcgctgcaaagctttttcAACGACTCTCACGaggacagcaattagatggttcgacaatttacctcctaagtccatctcaagctttgatgacctagccaaaaaattcctggccagattctccatctaaaaagacaaggccaagcacgcccccagtctactaggaatcaggcaaggagatcgggaaagtcttcgcaactacatggagagattcaacaaaacatgcctagatatacaaagcttgccaacagaggccgccatcatgggcctcatcaatggcctacgagagggaccttttaaccaatctatatcgaagaaatatcccacatctctagatgaggtgcaggagcgagcgaaaaaatatatcaacatggaagaaaactctcggttgggagaaacctcaaaatccggattctcctaccgagataaagataaagaatccaaaaagaaggaagatcgacaaggggagaaaattaaaaaatatcacaattacactcctcttagggtatccctggtagatgtctacaaagaagtctgccatacggaaaagatacccccagctcgaccactcaaaggcaaaagaggaggaggaaatctgaatgaatactgtgaatatcatcgagttcgagggcattccaccaatgaatacttcgacttaaaaaatatcatagaaaaattagtgagagaaggaaaactagatcggtttttGGCTacccgagacgatgagcaaagaaagagaagaagggatgaagatgtcggacgaaccgaACGATCACCTCGTaatgccagaaagacatgtccatatgatacacgtaggatttgcaggaggaggaatctccaaatcatcccgcaaaatatatctcaaagaagtatatcatgtcgaaggaaaggaggaagcacccaacatccttgcaatcacattcaccaaagaagacgcatccggtatcatctcaggacacgagaTCCCAttgtcatcaccatcatattggcaaacgccaatctccactgcacattaatagaccaagggagctccgctgaCATCTTAtttaaaactgccttcgacaagctcggcctagaagaaaaagagcttagagcatacccgaacagcctgttcggactgggagataccccagtacaaccactgggatacgtgttactacatacaaccttcggaaaagggaaccaatccagaacactcaaggtagactacatcgtggtcgacatgAGCTCGgtctacaatgccttaataggtcggacaacactaaatcaactcggcgcaatagtctcaactccacatctatgcatgaaattctcaactacagaagggatagctacgataaaagcagatcaaaagatggcacgccgctattataacgaaagtctaaaccttagaggcagaggagaagagttccatacaattgagcttggtggagttcagagacgagaagaactccgtccacagaccgaaggagaaatagagaaagttcagatcggagacacctcggacaaaacaactaatattggcacgatcctgaagggagacgcaaaagaattactagtatgGTTCTTATGAGATAATGTCAATCTCTTCACATGGAAAGCTGcaaacatgccaggcatagaccccaagctaatgtgtcacaggttggcggtctatccaggatctcggccggtacagcagagacgaagaaaacttgggccagaacgatcttaagccgtggaagaacaggtacaagcactactggaggcaggattcataagagaagtcaagtacccactttggctagctaatgtcgtcttggtgaaaaaatcaaatgggaagtggcgaatgggCACTGACTACAcggatctcaacaaagcatgcccaaaagatccttatccactctcaagtattgacgctctggtagatgcttcatccggatatagatacctctcgtttatggatgtatattccggatacaaccaaatccccatgtatccaccagatcaagaaaagacctcatttttgacaccaaaagcaaattactgctacattgtgatgcctttcggtctcaaaaatgcgggagctacttattgttcataccctgggtcaagctgtctgacccgggatgtttagcgacatggcgaccgacctcttcaggtctgactagccgacctcttctcaaagagatcggccaaaccgacaggagagcccaataaagggcccaaatagaggaacacgacccaaatccaaaggcaatccaagcctatagagataaaggcggttcccttgaagataagctgacttcacccaaaataagataaagataagataagataactaacttatcttatcagaaaggtcagccccatctactataaatacactggagcacccaagtataactcatactctgattctacaataaacctgtttaatacccatgctaacttaagcatcggagtctcttgtaggtacccccaccctccggtgaccaaggatcagaagtgcagtctgtccaacaagtcggacacaacagctccggccaccaccagccagtcggacacgtcatctccgaccagtacagaagatctcatccgagatcggcctacagtttcaggtaaccctcgggacattggcgctgttgtcggggaCCCTGGAAGTCATCCGAACACCATGGCGGATGGCCATGACAActaccacgattcagatctagaaaacagaacgccgcacaagaacgcgaaCACTACGCTAAAGAATACTCtggaatccaacggagacaaaaactcatcaaatcccggggtaatagaagcacttcaagatcgcttaaagcaacttgaaaaagaaacccaacaacaacgagaggttGGGAAGGATCTTCAAAGAGAGGTATGGCGACGTCGAGAACTGGAAGACAAACTactgcaattagaagccgatctcaaagcaaaagcTCCTCGggccactcctgaggaaaattcacgcaaagaacaagatccattcaccagggaaatcttgaaaactaaaattccaaaagacttcaaactcccggatatgattttgtatgatggtaccacagatcccaaccatcatctcagcaatttcagaagcagaatgtaccttactgacgcctcagatgccgttcgctgcaaagcttttccaacaactctcacgaagacagcaatcatatggttcgacaacttacctctaaagtccatctcaaactttgatgacctggccaaaaaattcctagccagattgtccatccagaaagataaggccaaacaTGCCCCAGTTTACTGGGGATCAAGCAAGGCGATCGGGAGatcctccgcaactacatggaaagattcaacaaaatatgcatggacatacaaagcttgccaacagaggccaccatcatgggactcatcaacggcctacgagaaggaccttttacccaatccatatcaaagaagtaccctacctccttagacaaagtgcaggagcgagcagaaaaatacatcaacatggaagaaaattctcggttgggagaaacctccaaATCTGGGGTCCCCAACCGAGATAAAGATAAGGagtccaaaaggaaagaagatcgacaaggggagaaaatcaaaaaataccacaattacacccctctcaggGTATCCTTagtcgacgtatacaaagaagtctacCATACGGAGAGaatacccccagctcggccactcaaaggcaaaagagggggaggaaaccggaatgagtattgtgaatatcatcgagttcgagggcactccaccaacgagtgcttcgatttaaagaacattatagaaaaattggtgagggaaggaaaactagatcggtttctggccacccgagatgatgatcaaagaaagagacgaagggacgaagacaTCGGACGAATcacgcgatcacctcgtacaccagaaagacacgtccacatgatacacggtggattcgcagggggaggaatctccaaatcatctcgcaaaagatatctcaaagaagtatatcatgtcaaaggaaaggaggaagcacccgacatccctgcaatcacattcactaaagaggacgcatccggtatcatctcgggacacgacgaccccatggtcatcaccatcatactgacAAACGCCAATCTGCAccacacattaatagaccaagagAGCTCTGCCGATATCTTATTCAAAGCTGCCTTTgacaagctcggcctagaagacaaagagcttaaggcatacccgaacaatctgttcGGACttggagataccccggtacaaccactgggatacatatcactacatacaaccttcggaaaggggaaccaatccaggacactcaaaatagactacattgtggtcgacgtgagttcagcctacaatgctttaataggtcagacaacactaaatcaactcagcgcaatagtctcgactccacatctatgcatgaaattcccaactacagaggggatagccacaataaaagcagatcaaaagatggtacgtcgctgttacaacgaaagtctaaacctcagaggcagaggagaagagtttcatgcaattgagcttggcggagttcagagacgagaagaactccgtccgcagccagaaggtgagatagagaagATTTAGATCGAagatacctcggacaaaacaactaatatcggcacgatcctgaaaggagactcaaaagaattactggtacaattcttacgagacaatgtcgatctcttcgcatggaaagccacacacatgccaggcatagaccccaaaatAATGTGCCACAAATTggcagtctatccaggatctcggccggtacaacagagacgaagaaaacttgggccagtgCGATCCCAAGCTGTAGAAGAATGGGTACAAgaattactggaggcaggattcataagagaagtcaagtacccattatggctagccaacgtcgtcttggtgagaaaatcaaatgagaagtggtgaatgtgcaccgattacaccgatctcaacaaagcctacccagaagatccttacccactcccaagtatcgacgctttggtagacgcttcctccggatatagata
The DNA window shown above is from Arachis ipaensis cultivar K30076 chromosome B08, Araip1.1, whole genome shotgun sequence and carries:
- the LOC107611151 gene encoding plasma membrane ATPase 2-like produces the protein MINIWQVFADGVNQDMVVLMAARASRLENQDAIDCDQLAITKETGRRLGMGSNMYPSSSLLGESKDNFASVPVDDLIENADGFAGVFPEHKYEIVKRLQARKHICGMISDGVNDAPALKIADIGIAVADATDAARSASNTVLTEPGLSVIISAVLTSRAIFQRMKNYTIYDVSITIRIVVGFMLLTCIWEFNFPPFMVLVIAILNDGITICSQIPYLKCIIWRYSL